The DNA region TGGAACAAGCTCAGCTTGCAGGATGACCGTTGTAGCTTCCTTTGGCTCTGTCTGCAGTTCTGACGGTCCATCCCCGGGTCCTGTGTGCCTACGATACAACCTGCCCCTGCATCCCTAGCACCGCAGGGATTTTATAATTACTGCTTACAAAGGAAGTTACTCTTAGTGAGTCTAACATCTTGTTTGGAGCAAAAGTTGAACTCTAAGTACCAGTGAGAGAAACATACCTGTGCTTTCTCTGATGGGGGCAGAGGGTACAACTGCCCACACCACACTTGAAGTGTGGctagtctctgcctttctccccacCTTTCCAGAGCTGGAGGTGACTCTGGGTGCAAGTCTGCCCTTTGTCCTCTTTCACTTTCCTAGCCTCAGGGGATAAACTGACTTCTCGCACATCTACGCTTTAGGTCAGTGGTTTCCAACCAGGTGGCATATCAGCTACCCTATaatatcagatatctacattatgattcataagcaaattacagttaggaagtagcaacaaaatatttttatggttggggtcaccacaacatgaggaactgtgttacagggttgcagcactgggaaggttgagagccactggtttaGGTTTTACAGGGCCAGCTGAAGATGCACAGCGTAGTTACTGTGGCCTCTGTGCTGCGGAGCCCAGCCATGTCCCCAACAGTCTCAGCCTCACAGCAAGAACAGATGTTAAGCGAGGCTTTAATCTGTCCTCTACAGCCTAATGTCTCTCACCTCTCTTTTACATAACAAAACACTTAAGAAAAGCATGAACAGTGTGGTATAAAAGCATTCAGAGGATGGCAACTCACCAGATGTGCTCTGGCAAACACAACAGGGAGTCCAAAAGCTGAGACGACGATGCCTGTGGTGAGGAATATGGCGAGCTCCTTACAAGCGTTGCTCATGGCATCCGTGTCGTCCACTAACCTTCTGGCTATGCAGTACGGGATAGGTGAGAGGATATAAAAGAAGAGAACGAAGAGGGGCCAGTATTGGCTGAAAAAGAAAGCAGCGGAGTCAGGCGGTGCAGTCAGCAGTCTCACTTTCCAACACACTAACCATGCTCTTATTGAAATCTAAGTATAGGACGTAACAGAAGACAGTATTGAGAACCATAGTTTTTAGTCTGTTGGTAACTGTGCTCCACCGATGTCACTTTCTGTCGGGGGAAGCTCTGTGAAGGGGACAGGGAACCTCCGTCTacctctctgttctttctgtcGGGGGAAGCTGTGTGAGGGGACAGGGAACCTCTGTCTACCTCTCTGTTACGGTTTCAACAGCTTAATTAAGTACACAGTGGAGACTCGTTAGAGCtggtatgctttcttttttttaaaaaaagactttttccctttttgttttcattttcccctgggtcttgggatttgaactcatatccTTATGTCTCTATTGCAAGTGCTCTATCCACTACACCATCTCTTGCCCCATAATTTAGCTTTGGATGGGCATTTATGACGCTATCATCAGTTTTTCCATCCtgctataatatatattatatataaaatattatatattttgctattattttcattttgctatttACTCGGCGCCGGTGAACAGAAATATTCTTACCCAACTACGTGTTTCATTGCAAGCATTTGTGAGTAGATTTGGATGAGGATTTCTAAGAAGAGGAGGGCCAGGTGGAGGAACTACAAGATACAGGCAAACTAGTTCCGAGAAACGGCGCCTCCTCCCTTTCTAAACCCCTGGCTCCACCTGTTCCCCGCCTGTGGGCACCCAGCAGTGCCAGCCCACTTCCTTTATCTTTCCAGTAGATCTCAGGTCGTGTTGAGTGGGATTCAGTACGATTTCACGTGCTTATTAGCAGCACAATTCTCTCTGTGACTTGTGGTCCACTTCTATTCATTTGTCTTTTGAAAACTAAGTTCCttaaatattaagttaaaaagTTTTCtgtgctgggcacagtggtgaATACCAGGAACTCTGGGACTTGAGACGCTGGAGCAAGCTGACtgtgtgtgaggccagcctgggctacccagtgagacaatgtctcactagAAAGTTCTCCCCATTCTAGGGACAGCAACTCCCTACAGCTGTGTTCAGCAGCTGCCTGTGTTATCTTCTGTCAAGGATGCTTTAGCTTCTGTTGGAGGACTATCGACAGACAGCGGGACTGAGTTTCTGCTATGGCAGGTCACAGTCAAAACTCTCTCTGCCTTAGTATTCTAGTATCCTTACAAATAAACTTAAGTGATGATGATGTGTTAGGGTAAATGAACatttctctgcatttcttgtatAGTAGAAAACAGAGCATGTCAAAAGCTTCAGTATAAGAATTTTATCTTTAaacattcaaaaagaaaagaaaatggcgtACTTGTATATCGGAAGGGCACATCCAAGCATCAAGAACATCAGCCCGATTGCTCCTCCAAACGACAAACTAATTAAagctgcaaaacaaacaaaagccccagAGATCAATCAGTTAGGACGCCATAGTGCTGTCTCGGTTCATGTGCACACCAGTCGGAGCAGGACCTAGAATTCCAGAAGTGAGAAACTCCACCTCCCCTCAAAATTCAAGTTGTTAAAAGTGAATCATCCCGCATTGGGAGTAGCAGCTCATGCctgttaatctcagcactcaagaggctgaggcaggaggatcaatacAAACTAAAGATCAGTTTGAGCTATAGGgtaagacccaatctcaaaaagcaaaacaaaatgtgaaCTGTCTTCAAAACTGTCAATTACACAGTTTCAGAATAAGTTTCTATGGCATCTCCAAAACAGAACTCGTGTCAGAGGTTGAAAACCCTCCTTAACCCCTGGAAAGGCTCTGAAATCTGTGATGTCAGCCAGGCCTGCTGACATGCGCCCTCTAATCCCAtctctagggaggcagaggcaggcggttctctggcctacacagtgagttccaggctagccagggatacacagtgaaaccttgtgtGGAGCAAGTGCTCTGCATCCcaaatatcttttatttacattcaaatacTCGTAAACCCGAGGAAATCCACACGCTGATCACATTTGGTTCCGATGGCTCCCAATAGGGAGCACGTAACCCGTGCAGCAGTCTTGACCTGctaacacacaccacataccaatTACTGGTTCCATTTCTCAGAACTCTTAAGGCACAGAGAGTCGATGTCCTCTCTCTCCATACATGAGTGAAGCACTAAGCTGATGACCCAAGGCCAGTGCaattcctggaatccacataGAAGTGACAGGAGAAAATCACTTGAAATTGTCTTCAGACCTCCATGCCCAGCACACAATAACACTCAATATTCCCacaaaaggggaagggagaaggagcagAAAAGCCTCAccgaaacagaaacaaaaagcacaaaactgaaaggaaagctgCCGAGAGTTTGTgtagtttatgtttttgttttttaaaaattaattttagacaGGGTCCCAACGTGTAGCTGGactttgctatgtagaccaggttggcctcaaactcacatatatCCAACCTGCCTCTGCagtacatgccaccatgcctgcctgccttgttatcattttttaaggaaatgaaagagatTTACTGTACCGACTTCACAGTATCGACCTGCCTGTAGTTATTGTTAGTCTTTCAACAGTTTACAGAAGCACAGTGGCTTTGTTCCCCACTCCCTAAAGTCTAGGAGAGCTGTAGGGTGACAGTGCAGCCTGGTGTGGCCCTGGTATCGCTGTCTTACCACAGCACAGAAGGAAGATGCCTCCTACCATAAAATTCTCCCCAGAAGCTCCCTGGACGTGGCTGGTGTAATTCAAACTGAGAAACAACCTTATTATGTATATAATCAATGAGCTAGATATCAACCAAAAGAAACGTGATCAATTTGACTTCCACACAGCCCTGTTGGTAAGATTTGTTACATTTgtaatttagatttatttgtttcgggtgtgtgcatgtggaggtcagagcatcATGACTTGCAGGAGGTGTTCTCTTcccccatgtgggttctgggggctgAACccgggtcatcaggcttagttAGCGGCAAGCACACTTCTTTACTCACTAAGCCCCTTCACCGGCTTTTAAAAACCTGCTATGGTCTAACCTTAACAGAAAAGTTAAAACCCAAAGGTATGTGAAGATCTAAAATTTACCAGGTTAAAAAAACCATCAGCACACAAACCAAAATTAGTGTGGCAGGAGTCAGACGTTGCCTAATACTGCTGACAAGATGGCCTCTGACACTGTCATGGCAGGCTGGGTGTCCGCTGGAGTGCTGAATACAAGAGTCAGTCAGGCCACCACGAACACAACCTACTTAATGTCATTAGAGTTTATATTTCCAGGAACATTGGGGGAAAGTGGAGGGgatgtttatttccttttaaacagCAAACAGAGCACTCGAGGCTTACAGGGTATGCAGTAATCACAGGGGAACTCGGAGCTTCCCTCTTATCCCTCATGGTCCTGTCTACAGCCCTTGACTCCGCCACACAGGCAATAGCTGTAACGTCCTACATtgccctctctcctgctctggaAACCAGCAGCTGCGTCACCTACAGGGCTTCCGTGCACGTGTATCAATCACCCTGCCGCAGTTTCTCATTCATATGAAATACTGATTGAAGCCAAATACACAGCAGAGACTGGGGACCCAGCAGAGATCTCACTGGCTCCCTCAAGATCCAACCTTCCTTCcctgctctgcctctcttccAGCTAGGACTCTCTCTTCAGATGTCAATGCAAGCCATCTGTTCCTCACAGGCACATCACCTCTGCCACTGTAGTTATTACTGTTATGGAGTGGCTAGGGACCAGCTCAGGGGAACAATGCTTGCCCCTTGTGctggaggctctgggttcaacccccaCTAGTTGTATGTATTTACCCACACAACAAATACACTGAACACTGAATGTGTGCCGCATGGTTCCTGCTTCTGAAGACAGAGCAAcggggaggaaagaaaaatcaaaacttttACCTTTATGGCGCTCACGTTCTAGTGGCAGCATAAAAACAGCTCTTTAAagttatcacattttatttactgCATGCTATCTGTGTGCACAAGCTGaagagccatcttgctagcctataaaataataaaacaaggacTGGGTGTGGCCGTGTACTCTGGGAGGTGGGAGCAGGGAGGACCaggagtttaagaccagctttgGCTATATACTGAActggagtttaaggctagcctaggctacttgagaccctgtctcaaaaacacgcaagcaagcaaacaagcaaacagacatgTAAACTAAGGCTGCAGCAGCTGTGAGGCTGCAGAGAGCGCTCCTGAGGCGCCGCCTTCGGCCTGCTCACTGAGAGTGCTCCTGAGGCGCCTTCAGCCTGTTCGCTGAGCACTTTCACTTTCTTAACTGCCTTTTGTTCCCAGAACAGGATTTATGTCCATGGACCTTATTTACGGTCTCTCGAAAAGATGGGAACCCTTTAAGAATGAATTTTCTAACCTCAGAATTTTGTGTAGGGCCTGgcatacagtaggtgctcaataaacacTTAACAAGGGAATTACTGAGAAAGTGAGCTGGAACATTCTGTTTGTTCCGTAAACATGAATTCTGATGAGACTTAAAGGACAGATGTCCAGTGCTGACCACAAGCAGTAGGGTAAGGGGTGGGAACTGACCACAAGCAGGTAGGGTAAGGGGTGGGAGTGCAGGTTCCTGACAAGAGGTCTCTGATGGGGCAGCAACTGGAGGACAGCCAAGGAATGCAGGAAGAGGTGCAGGTGTGTGCCGGCCTTCAACTGCAACTGCATGCAGCTCCTTGCCCGGTCACCATAGCTGCAATTCTAAATTGGTTCCGAAACATCTTTCCTTTCCAAATGGTCTGCTTCTGACACCCGTGCCACAGCCGAAACGCTCAGTAACAAAGAATGAGCATAGCCTGGAGGTGGCATGGCAACAGCATTGTGTCCCCTACTGCCCACTAACTAGTTACCTTTACGTAACTCGGTTCTTccttttataaatgagaaagactgccaggaggtggtgatgcacactcactcaggaggaaggcagaggcaggttgagtttgagggtcagcctggtctatagagtgagttccaggatagtcagtaatacaacaacaacatcaaacaaacaaacaagagagagagagagagagagagagaaagagagagagagagagatattgatTGATTGAATTGACTGCATCCTTgtaagaaggctgaggcaagtggaATGTGGGTTCCAAGTTAGCCTGGACTGCATAATGCTCAAAAAAGCAAATGCACAAGTTTAATAATACAAGTTAacttaaaaagctttaaaaaaaaaaatcaagaaaccaAAAGATAAGGTTCTGGCATTGAAACACATTTAAAACTCGAgcttttagctgggcagtggtggtgtacgcctttaatcccagcagaagcaggaggatttctcagttcgaggccagcctgttctacagagtgagttccaggacagccagggctacacagagaaaccctgtctcgaaaaacaaaaaacaaaacaaaacaaaataaaacaccccaAACTCTCaggcttttaactactgagctggagttacaggcttttGTGAGCTGCTGGGTGGGGATGCTCAGATCTTGGACATGAGCTCTCAGTCTCttctgttaactgctgagccatctctccagcccataaaattACTAATGTGTTTATTTATACAAGATCCAATTCCTTTCAAGTACTCACTTAAGAAAAAGCGAGCCGCATCGAAGTGTTTGGGGAATGGAGATACCCTGGGGTCATAGTTCCATGCGTTCCACACTCAGTATTTAAAAGATGTTCAAAACCATCTGCATGTGACATCTCAGCTCTTAAGTCATCACAGATAAAAGCTGACACACGCGTAAATAAACTGCTCCATAGTGCTCCCCAAACCAGTAATGTCTCTTTAGTCTTGTCTGGCAGCTAGGtggcttattttatataaatggtgTCTTAAGTGGCACACCAGTAAGGTAAGGATTCATACAGTAATTGACTGATGCAACATTTGGAAAATGAAATGGAGAGGAGTGTGGTTTCTACTCCCGAGCCTCTGGGCCAGGGATGGAATAGCCCAATTACCTAGCGAAAATTCTCTAAGGATGACCGTTCTGGGTCTAAAGACAGAGGCGCAGCGGTCAAGGTCCTTAGCCCGGGAGCTAGCAGAAAATATAACTTATCACAAAGTAACATGCAGCTGGCTCAAGAAATCTGTAATGGTCTCTACAGCAGTACTCCTTAACATAAGGGCAACATAAAGGCCAACAGGAAGAAGTACCTTGATAAGCAATCCGTAACTTTAAATGCCattgaaatctttaaaaagtaaaattcctCCCCTCCGCCCCCCTTTCCCCCAGTCACTGTCACCAGATTAACATTACCCAGATTTGGAGAAccataaaactgttttcttttttaaagactccCTCATTAACGAcagtaggaggaagagggacACTGGCAACATCCAAAGGAAACCACAGCACTTTACAATAACTTCCATCCACATTTGAAAGGGTCTATTATAGCTCAAAAAGAGATCTGAAAGTGTCCTAGTTGCTCAGATGACAAGGTTctatatgaggaaaaaaaaatattttttaggcaCCGAAAATAAACGAGACACCAGAAAAATGTGACTCAGGGAAAAAGCTCAACCAAAGTCGCCCTTATCAGCGAGGTGGAAGCACCACTCTCCAACTGTTTTTACTCTCAACTAGGTTATCTCTTCTACAAAGCAGGTCAAGAAATCAAAGAGATCCGCAGATAAGTAAATACAAAACTTTGTTTCTAACCCCAGGGGCAAGACTACTGAGCACCGTTCCCTCTCTTCAAAGAACCCAACATCTCGTCTCTCTAAAGAAAACACACGAATAGCCAAGTAACCTTTCATCAAGGTGTtcgttacctttttttttttttttttttttttaaagaaatcacaaCTAAAAAGTGTCAACGTGCACTTGTGGGGGGCTGCGggggaaggaagccaggagcactCTGGGTTAGCATCCGGGCTCAGAGGCACCGTACAAACACCAAAGATGCATTCGATTTAGAGGCAGGGA from Mastomys coucha isolate ucsf_1 unplaced genomic scaffold, UCSF_Mcou_1 pScaffold22, whole genome shotgun sequence includes:
- the Leprotl1 gene encoding leptin receptor overlapping transcript-like 1 yields the protein MAGIKALISLSFGGAIGLMFLMLGCALPIYNQYWPLFVLFFYILSPIPYCIARRLVDDTDAMSNACKELAIFLTTGIVVSAFGLPVVFARAHLIEWGACALVLTGNTVIFATILGFFLVFGSNDDFSWQQW